A section of the Schistosoma haematobium chromosome ZW, whole genome shotgun sequence genome encodes:
- the TIMM50_1 gene encoding Mitochondrial import inner membrane translocase subunit TIM50 (EggNog:ENOG410V4JZ~COG:U~BUSCO:EOG091G0H62), with protein sequence MLLTATRRFALNRFDRWTYFKQCSAYYSLGSNDSSEDKSQQSWWSGKNAWKIGCFTLGCSSLFAVGFAVATWGPPKKDDNGVEIEDNFSRKPIIWGYLCRTFSSLLEFNQSIKDPVSEKLLPDPVQPPYYQPPYTLVLEMTDVLVHPDWKFRSGWRFKKRAALDLFLQQLSPHYEVVVYTNESVMIGGPVLAQMDPQGQFIHFRLFREATRYKGGKHIKDLSCLNRDLSRVVFVDWDPAAAQLQPRNSLIIKRWDGDESDRELIDLAAFLRMIAMGSVDDVRLVLDYYREFDDPLAFFREKHEELMEIQAKRKQETEKALSKRIRPTFSFTGMARS encoded by the exons ATGCTTTTAACGGCGACGCGACGTTTCGCCCTGAACAGATTTGATAGATGGACTTATTTCAAGCAGTGCAGTGCGTATTACTCCCTAGGCTCAAATGATTCATCGGAAGATAAGTCTCAACAGTCTTGGTGGAGTGGGAAAAATGCATGGAAAATAGGTTGTTTTACTTTGGGATGTTCCAGTTTGTTTGCGGTTGGGTTTGCCGTGGCTACTTGGG GTCCTCCGAAAAAGGATGATAACGGAGTTGAA ATTGAAGACAATTTTAGTCGAA AACCAATTATCTGGGGATACCTTTGTCGGACTTTCAGTTCTCTGCTTGAATTCAACCAA AGCATAAAGGATCCTGTTAGTGAAAAACTCCTTCCAGATCCAGTACAACCTCCATATTACCAACCACCATATACTCTTGTTCTGGAGATGACAGACGTGCTTGTTCATCCTGATTGGAAG TTTCGCTCAGGTTGGCGCTTTAAGAAAAGAGCAGCGTTAGATTTGTTTTTGCAACAGCTATCTCCTCACTATGAGGTTGTTGTCTATACAAACGAATCAGTAATG ATTGGAGGTCCTGTCTTGGCTCAGATGGATCCTCAAGGACAGTTTATTCACTTTCGACTGTTTCGCGAAGCAACCCGCTATAAAGGAGGAAAACACATCAAGGATCTGTCATGTCTTAATAGAGATCTCTCTCGTGTGGTGTTCGTTGACTGGGATCCTGCTGCAGCTCAGTTGCAACCACGCAATTCACTGATTATAAAACGTTGGGATGGCGATGAGTCAGACAGAGAATTGATAGACTTAGCTGCCTTCCTAAGAA TGATTGCAATGGGGAGTGTAGATGATGTTCGCCTTGTGCTAGATTACTACAGAGAGTTCGATGATCCTCTAGCCTTCTTCCGTGAAAAGCATGAAGAACTTATG gaAATTCAAGCCAAACGTAAACAGGAAACAGAAAAAGCTTTATCGAAACGCATTCGACCAACATTTTCATTTACTGGTATGGCTAGATCCTGA
- the TIMM50_1 gene encoding Mitochondrial import inner membrane translocase subunit TIM50, variant 2 (EggNog:ENOG410V4JZ~COG:U), with protein sequence MTDVLVHPDWKFRSGWRFKKRAALDLFLQQLSPHYEVVVYTNESVMIGGPVLAQMDPQGQFIHFRLFREATRYKGGKHIKDLSCLNRDLSRVVFVDWDPAAAQLQPRNSLIIKRWDGDESDRELIDLAAFLRMIAMGSVDDVRLVLDYYREFDDPLAFFREKHEELMEIQAKRKQETEKALSKRIRPTFSFTGMARS encoded by the exons ATGACAGACGTGCTTGTTCATCCTGATTGGAAG TTTCGCTCAGGTTGGCGCTTTAAGAAAAGAGCAGCGTTAGATTTGTTTTTGCAACAGCTATCTCCTCACTATGAGGTTGTTGTCTATACAAACGAATCAGTAATG ATTGGAGGTCCTGTCTTGGCTCAGATGGATCCTCAAGGACAGTTTATTCACTTTCGACTGTTTCGCGAAGCAACCCGCTATAAAGGAGGAAAACACATCAAGGATCTGTCATGTCTTAATAGAGATCTCTCTCGTGTGGTGTTCGTTGACTGGGATCCTGCTGCAGCTCAGTTGCAACCACGCAATTCACTGATTATAAAACGTTGGGATGGCGATGAGTCAGACAGAGAATTGATAGACTTAGCTGCCTTCCTAAGAA TGATTGCAATGGGGAGTGTAGATGATGTTCGCCTTGTGCTAGATTACTACAGAGAGTTCGATGATCCTCTAGCCTTCTTCCGTGAAAAGCATGAAGAACTTATG gaAATTCAAGCCAAACGTAAACAGGAAACAGAAAAAGCTTTATCGAAACGCATTCGACCAACATTTTCATTTACTGGTATGGCTAGATCCTGA
- the TIMM50_1 gene encoding Mitochondrial import inner membrane translocase subunit TIM50, variant 3 (EggNog:ENOG410V4JZ~COG:U), translating into MTDVLVHPDWKFRSGWRFKKRAALDLFLQQLSPHYEVVVYTNESVMIGGPVLAQMDPQGQFIHFRLFREATRYKGGKHIKDLSCLNRDLSRVVFVDWDPAAAQLQPRNSLIIKRWDGDESDRELIDLAAFLRRMVPLLCQSMPSPLH; encoded by the exons ATGACAGACGTGCTTGTTCATCCTGATTGGAAG TTTCGCTCAGGTTGGCGCTTTAAGAAAAGAGCAGCGTTAGATTTGTTTTTGCAACAGCTATCTCCTCACTATGAGGTTGTTGTCTATACAAACGAATCAGTAATG ATTGGAGGTCCTGTCTTGGCTCAGATGGATCCTCAAGGACAGTTTATTCACTTTCGACTGTTTCGCGAAGCAACCCGCTATAAAGGAGGAAAACACATCAAGGATCTGTCATGTCTTAATAGAGATCTCTCTCGTGTGGTGTTCGTTGACTGGGATCCTGCTGCAGCTCAGTTGCAACCACGCAATTCACTGATTATAAAACGTTGGGATGGCGATGAGTCAGACAGAGAATTGATAGACTTAGCTGCCTTCCTAAGAA gaatggtgcccttgctttgccaatccatGCCTTCACCTCTGCATTAG